One Phaseolus vulgaris cultivar G19833 chromosome 2, P. vulgaris v2.0, whole genome shotgun sequence DNA window includes the following coding sequences:
- the LOC137810827 gene encoding uncharacterized protein translates to MSRRTHAPPRPLYKQQSWSPDMLRDEAWQRRKDNHNVSGENWRRHRPSKSLSEDDMDELKACIDLGFGFGSVEIDPKLSNTIPALELYLAVNKQYNHHSLSRSSSSSSLVSDSDISSPTTIFDAGDDLALKKTRLKQWAQVVACAVRESSSSSSLGSNPSDHVN, encoded by the exons ATGTCACGGCGTACTCACGCGCCGCCGCGGCCACTTTATAAACAGCAGTCTTGGTCGCCGGACATGCTCCGGGATGAGGCGTGGCAGCGGCGGAAGGATAACCACAACGTGAGCGGCGAGAACTGGCGGCGCCATCGGCCGAGCAAGAGCCTCTCGGAGGACGACATGGACGAACTGAAGGCGTGCATCGACCTAGGGTTCGGATTCGGTTCGGTCGAAATTGACCCGAAACTGTCGAATACCATCCCCGCTTTGGAGCTATACCTTGCTGTTAATAAACAGTACAACCACCACAGCCTCTCTAGGTCATCTTCTTCGTCTTCCCTTGTCTCCGATAGCGACATTTCTAGCCCCACCACCATTTTCGATGCAG GGGATGATTTGGCTTTGAAGAAGACTCGGTTGAAGCAATGGGCACAGGTTGTTGCATGTGCTGTGCGGGaatcttcttcatcttcatctttggGTTCAAACCCTTCCGACCATGTTAATTAG